In Streptomyces sclerotialus, one genomic interval encodes:
- a CDS encoding ATP-dependent DNA helicase UvrD2, whose protein sequence is MTAASDPTLFPQAPSASNFPAAPADADAVLEGLDPEQREVATALHGPVCVLAGAGTGKTRAITHRIAYGVRAGILQPNTVLAVTFTNRAAGEMRGRLRQLGAAGVQARTFHSAALRQLQYFWPKAVGGEVPRLLERKVQLVAEAGARSGIRLDRTELRDVTGEIEWSKVTQTVPADYPAAVAKATREAPRDPAEIAQIYRTYEDLKRDRGVIDFEDVLLLTVGVLQERPDIAEQVRAQYQHFVVDEYQDVSPLQQRLLELWLGDRDSICVVGDASQTIYSFTGATPDHLLNFRTRHPGATVVKLVRDYRSSPQIVHLANGLLAQARGRAAEHRLELVSQREAGPDPVHVEYADEPAEAEGTARRIRDLIASGVPAGGIAVLFRINAQSEVYEQALADAGVPYQLRGAERFFERPEVREAGHKLRAAARFGGNDALLDDAQDLPSEVRAVLSEMGWGDRPPAGSGAVRDRWESLAALVRLAEDFARARPEATLADLVAELDERASAQHAPTVDGVTLASLHAAKGLEWDAVFLVGLTDGMLPITYAKTDEQLEEERRLLYVGITRARRHLSLSWALSRSPGGRAHRSPSRFLKELRPGSGAAGHRSPGGSGGIERGVGGPAGRSEERETVRRKRRGPIRCRVCGRVLTDGGEIKLMRCEDCPSDLDEGLYERLRDWREAQAAALGQPAFCVFTDKTLMAIAEAVPGTEQELAGIPGVGRRKLGRFGADVLALCAGEELPGGELAADRAEGDEDAAE, encoded by the coding sequence GTGACAGCAGCATCGGACCCCACCCTCTTCCCGCAGGCACCGTCGGCGTCGAACTTCCCCGCCGCCCCGGCGGACGCCGACGCGGTGCTGGAAGGGCTCGACCCCGAGCAGCGCGAGGTCGCCACCGCGCTGCACGGCCCCGTCTGCGTGCTGGCCGGCGCGGGCACGGGCAAGACCCGCGCGATCACCCATCGCATCGCGTACGGCGTCCGCGCGGGCATCCTCCAGCCGAACACCGTCCTCGCCGTCACCTTCACCAACCGAGCGGCGGGCGAGATGCGCGGCCGGCTGCGCCAGCTCGGCGCCGCCGGCGTCCAGGCCCGTACGTTCCACTCCGCCGCGCTGCGCCAGCTCCAGTACTTCTGGCCCAAGGCCGTCGGCGGTGAGGTGCCCCGGCTCCTGGAGCGCAAGGTCCAGCTGGTCGCCGAGGCCGGCGCCCGCTCCGGCATCCGCCTGGACCGCACCGAGCTGCGCGACGTCACGGGCGAGATCGAGTGGTCCAAGGTCACCCAGACCGTGCCTGCCGACTATCCCGCCGCCGTCGCCAAGGCCACCCGCGAGGCGCCCCGCGACCCCGCCGAGATCGCCCAGATCTACCGTACGTACGAAGACCTCAAGCGGGACCGCGGCGTCATCGACTTCGAGGACGTGCTGCTGCTCACGGTCGGCGTGCTCCAGGAGCGCCCGGACATCGCCGAGCAGGTCCGCGCCCAGTACCAGCACTTCGTCGTGGACGAGTACCAGGACGTCAGCCCCCTCCAGCAGCGCCTCCTGGAGCTGTGGCTCGGCGACCGCGACAGCATCTGCGTGGTCGGCGACGCCAGCCAGACGATCTACAGCTTCACCGGCGCCACCCCTGACCACCTGCTGAACTTCCGCACCCGCCACCCCGGCGCGACCGTCGTGAAGCTGGTCCGCGACTACCGCTCCAGCCCGCAGATCGTCCACCTCGCGAACGGCCTCCTCGCGCAGGCCCGCGGCCGTGCCGCCGAGCACCGCCTGGAGCTGGTCTCCCAGCGCGAGGCCGGCCCGGACCCGGTCCACGTCGAGTACGCCGACGAGCCCGCCGAGGCGGAGGGCACGGCCCGCCGCATCCGCGACCTCATCGCCTCCGGAGTGCCCGCGGGCGGGATAGCCGTCCTGTTCCGCATCAACGCCCAGTCCGAGGTGTACGAGCAGGCGCTGGCCGACGCGGGCGTCCCGTACCAGCTGCGGGGGGCCGAGCGGTTCTTCGAGCGCCCGGAGGTGCGCGAGGCCGGGCACAAGCTGCGCGCCGCCGCCCGCTTCGGGGGGAACGACGCCCTGCTGGACGACGCCCAGGACCTGCCCTCCGAGGTGCGGGCCGTGCTCAGCGAGATGGGCTGGGGCGACCGGCCGCCGGCCGGGTCCGGTGCCGTGCGCGACCGCTGGGAGTCGCTGGCCGCCCTGGTCCGGCTCGCCGAGGACTTCGCCCGGGCGCGTCCCGAGGCCACTCTCGCCGACCTGGTCGCCGAGCTGGACGAGCGGGCCAGTGCCCAGCACGCCCCGACGGTCGACGGGGTGACGCTCGCCTCGCTGCACGCCGCCAAGGGCCTGGAGTGGGACGCGGTCTTCCTGGTCGGCCTCACCGACGGCATGCTGCCGATCACCTACGCGAAGACGGACGAGCAGCTGGAGGAGGAACGCCGCCTGCTGTACGTCGGCATCACCCGCGCGCGGCGCCACCTGAGCCTCTCGTGGGCTCTCTCGCGCTCTCCCGGCGGCCGCGCCCACCGGAGCCCCAGCCGCTTCCTCAAGGAGCTGAGGCCGGGCTCAGGCGCCGCCGGACACCGCTCGCCCGGCGGGAGCGGCGGCATCGAGCGCGGTGTCGGCGGACCGGCCGGCCGGAGCGAGGAGCGGGAGACGGTCCGGCGCAAGCGCCGCGGGCCGATCCGCTGCCGGGTGTGCGGCCGGGTGCTCACCGACGGCGGTGAGATCAAGCTCATGCGCTGCGAGGACTGCCCCTCCGACCTGGACGAGGGGCTGTACGAGCGGCTGCGGGACTGGCGCGAGGCGCAGGCCGCCGCGCTGGGCCAGCCGGCATTCTGCGTCTTCACCGACAAGACCCTCATGGCGATAGCCGAGGCCGTTCCGGGAACCGAACAGGAGCTGGCGGGCATCCCTGGAGTAGGAAGGCGCAAGCTCGGCAGATTCGGCGCCGACGTCCTGGCCCTGTGCGCGGGGGAAGAACTC